One stretch of Oceanipulchritudo coccoides DNA includes these proteins:
- the rpsI gene encoding 30S ribosomal protein S9, with amino-acid sequence MSDAATVLRATGRRKRASARVRLIPNGSGSFTVNGKEMETYCYSESLARVAELPLVTVDKKGQFDVIALVQGGGPNGQAEAISHGLARALEKFDGELRQPLKKAGLLKRDPRRRERKKPGQPGARKRFQFSKR; translated from the coding sequence ATGAGTGACGCAGCAACGGTTTTACGGGCCACAGGACGGCGGAAGCGGGCATCTGCCCGGGTTCGGCTGATTCCAAACGGTTCAGGTTCCTTCACGGTGAATGGCAAGGAGATGGAGACATACTGTTATTCCGAGTCGTTGGCCCGTGTGGCCGAGTTGCCCTTGGTGACGGTCGACAAGAAGGGTCAATTCGACGTGATTGCCTTGGTGCAAGGTGGTGGCCCGAATGGCCAAGCGGAAGCGATCTCACATGGTTTAGCCCGTGCATTGGAAAAGTTTGATGGTGAGCTGCGGCAGCCACTCAAGAAAGCAGGACTTTTAAAGCGGGATCCCCGACGTCGCGAGCGTAAGAAGCCTGGACAGCCCGGAGCGCGCAAACGCTTCCAGTTCAGCAAGCGTTAA
- a CDS encoding alpha-1,4-glucan--maltose-1-phosphate maltosyltransferase has protein sequence MTPVSKFPGPSRVVIDHVTPSIGGGMFPVKRPLGDDFHVEAHVIADGHDHLDVVLAYRKIGQKRWEEVPMQDLGNDEFGGTFRAEQIGLHEYRVIGWADEFRNWHVGFVKKSDAGDSKIGVELDIGARLVAEAASRAKGKDAKQLKGWAGFLGDHSRDLMQKVNLARQGDFFETVRRYPDRSLQTQGTVSHLLVEREKAYFSTWYEFFPRSCANDASRHGTFKDAISRFPEIARMGFDVVYFPPIHPIGEKFRKGRNNALEAAPEDVGSPWAIGSSQGGHKSLHPELGSMEDFKDLIEAADKHGLEVALDIAFQCAPDHPYVKEHPQWFKWRPDGTVQYAENPPKKYQDILPFDFETEDWKALWLELKSIFDFWIEAEVKIFRVDNPHTKPMEFWRWCIGELKVTHPEVLFLAEAFTRPKRKYRLAKAGFTQGYTYFTWRNFPQEVREYVEELTQSEVKEFFLPNFWPNTPDILHEDLQKGNRATFLGRYILAATLSSNIGIYGPAFELMEKEPFPGKEEYNHNEKYELKNWNWDRPGNLKNDISRVNGIRRDHPAMHRTANIRFVDTDNASILAYIKQTPDRKDQLLVIVNFDWHKQQEGNVHLPLSEMGIGSDKAFEVKDLFDPTQPAYMWRGSRNFFSLNPIKSPAHIFQINLG, from the coding sequence ATGACACCTGTCTCCAAGTTTCCCGGCCCCTCAAGGGTCGTCATTGATCATGTCACTCCGTCAATCGGCGGCGGGATGTTTCCCGTCAAGCGTCCATTGGGCGATGACTTCCATGTGGAGGCCCACGTCATTGCCGATGGGCACGACCACCTTGATGTGGTTCTCGCTTATCGGAAAATCGGGCAAAAGCGTTGGGAAGAAGTTCCAATGCAGGACCTTGGTAATGATGAGTTCGGGGGAACCTTCCGGGCGGAGCAGATAGGATTGCACGAATACCGTGTGATCGGGTGGGCAGATGAGTTTCGCAACTGGCACGTAGGCTTTGTGAAGAAGTCTGATGCCGGGGATTCGAAAATTGGAGTGGAACTCGACATCGGGGCCCGATTGGTAGCGGAGGCCGCCTCCCGGGCAAAAGGTAAGGATGCCAAACAGCTCAAGGGATGGGCAGGTTTTCTTGGAGATCACTCCCGCGACCTGATGCAGAAAGTGAACCTCGCCAGACAGGGTGACTTTTTCGAAACTGTTCGGCGTTACCCGGATCGAAGCCTGCAAACACAGGGTACCGTTTCCCACCTTCTTGTTGAACGGGAAAAAGCCTATTTCAGCACCTGGTACGAATTTTTCCCCCGCTCGTGCGCCAATGATGCCAGCCGTCACGGGACCTTCAAAGATGCTATTAGCAGGTTCCCGGAAATTGCCCGTATGGGGTTTGATGTGGTGTACTTCCCCCCGATTCATCCCATTGGGGAAAAGTTCCGGAAGGGGCGTAACAATGCCCTTGAGGCGGCCCCGGAGGATGTGGGCAGCCCATGGGCGATCGGTTCCTCACAGGGAGGACACAAATCCCTGCATCCTGAACTTGGATCAATGGAGGACTTCAAAGATCTGATCGAGGCGGCTGATAAACATGGCCTGGAGGTGGCCTTGGACATTGCCTTCCAATGTGCTCCCGACCACCCATATGTAAAAGAGCATCCCCAGTGGTTCAAGTGGCGTCCGGACGGAACAGTCCAGTATGCCGAGAATCCCCCTAAGAAATATCAGGATATCCTGCCGTTCGACTTTGAAACAGAGGATTGGAAGGCACTCTGGCTCGAGCTGAAGAGTATTTTTGACTTCTGGATTGAGGCCGAGGTGAAAATCTTCCGGGTGGATAATCCGCACACCAAGCCGATGGAATTCTGGCGCTGGTGTATTGGGGAATTGAAGGTCACGCATCCCGAAGTCCTCTTTCTCGCGGAGGCCTTTACCCGACCCAAGCGCAAATACCGGTTGGCCAAGGCAGGATTTACACAGGGCTACACGTACTTTACCTGGCGCAACTTTCCCCAGGAGGTGAGGGAGTACGTCGAAGAGTTGACCCAGTCGGAAGTGAAGGAATTCTTTTTGCCGAATTTCTGGCCAAATACGCCGGATATTCTTCATGAGGATCTTCAGAAAGGGAATCGGGCAACTTTTCTCGGTCGCTACATTCTTGCCGCGACTTTATCCTCCAATATCGGCATTTATGGACCCGCCTTTGAATTGATGGAGAAGGAGCCATTCCCCGGCAAAGAGGAGTACAATCACAATGAAAAGTACGAACTCAAAAACTGGAATTGGGATCGGCCGGGGAATCTCAAGAACGACATTTCCCGCGTAAACGGCATCCGGCGTGATCATCCAGCCATGCATCGCACGGCGAATATCCGGTTTGTCGACACGGACAATGCGAGTATCCTGGCCTATATCAAGCAGACTCCGGACCGGAAGGACCAGCTACTGGTGATCGTCAACTTCGACTGGCACAAGCAGCAAGAAGGGAATGTCCACCTGCCGCTGTCTGAAATGGGTATCGGCTCAGACAAGGCATTTGAAGTGAAAGACCTCTTTGATCCGACACAGCCGGCCTATATGTGGCGGGGATCACGGAACTTCTTCAGCCTCAACCCGATCAAGTCACCTGCCCATATTTTCCAGATCAACCTGGGTTAG
- the rpsR gene encoding 30S ribosomal protein S18, which yields MTTEEQRQKNPLELTHTDVEILTRYVTDTGKILPRRITGFTAVQQRHLTRVIKQARNLLLMK from the coding sequence ATGACAACTGAGGAACAACGCCAGAAGAACCCGCTCGAACTCACGCATACCGACGTTGAGATCCTTACCCGCTACGTTACCGACACGGGTAAAATCCTTCCTCGCCGCATCACCGGCTTCACAGCTGTGCAGCAGCGACACCTTACCCGGGTAATCAAGCAGGCCAGGAATCTACTTCTCATGAAGTAA
- the argC gene encoding N-acetyl-gamma-glutamyl-phosphate reductase, which produces MKTVGIIGASGYSGEILVELLAGHPKAKLAVVASRTHAGKRVDSILSRLSGLTGDLEFTKANPKALAKEEVDIWFLALPHGVAAEYALPLVEAGRLVIDLSADFRLNSDETYTTYYGQKHPVAEWLQKVPYVLPEFTQPGWKKADLIACPGCYPTSILLPLLPLVREKLLTGEGIIVNALSGVSGAGKKESVFYSFCERTDSVLAYGLGQHRHLSEIEEQLGMAARQAVQVQFTPHLVPMMRGIASTIVAPFEGAVDEIYASWEKAYGKKQGIRLLPSGTAPDTRDVLGRNRADFSGYVDSRTGNLIITSAIDNLMKGASGQAVQIMNLRMGWPEFAGLV; this is translated from the coding sequence ATGAAAACAGTAGGAATTATTGGAGCCTCCGGATACTCGGGGGAAATCCTTGTCGAGTTGCTGGCGGGGCACCCCAAAGCGAAATTGGCGGTGGTGGCCTCCCGAACCCATGCTGGGAAACGGGTGGACTCCATCCTGAGCCGGCTGTCGGGTCTCACGGGGGATCTTGAGTTTACCAAGGCGAATCCGAAAGCTCTCGCCAAGGAAGAGGTCGATATCTGGTTTCTGGCGCTACCGCACGGGGTAGCTGCCGAATATGCGCTGCCATTGGTGGAGGCGGGCAGGCTGGTTATCGACCTGAGCGCGGATTTCCGCCTCAATTCGGACGAAACCTACACCACCTATTACGGCCAGAAGCATCCAGTTGCTGAATGGTTGCAGAAGGTTCCGTATGTCTTGCCTGAGTTTACCCAGCCTGGCTGGAAAAAGGCCGACTTAATCGCCTGTCCCGGCTGTTATCCCACAAGTATTCTTCTACCCCTGCTACCATTGGTCAGGGAAAAACTCCTGACAGGGGAGGGAATCATCGTCAACGCCTTGAGCGGGGTCTCTGGAGCAGGCAAGAAGGAGAGCGTTTTCTACAGTTTCTGCGAGCGCACGGACAGCGTACTGGCCTACGGGCTTGGACAACACCGGCACTTGTCTGAGATTGAGGAGCAGCTTGGTATGGCTGCCCGCCAGGCTGTGCAGGTCCAGTTCACACCGCACTTGGTTCCCATGATGCGGGGGATTGCCAGTACGATTGTGGCTCCCTTTGAAGGAGCTGTTGATGAAATTTATGCCTCATGGGAGAAAGCCTACGGGAAGAAGCAGGGAATCCGGCTTCTCCCAAGCGGGACAGCTCCGGATACGCGGGATGTCCTGGGCCGAAACAGGGCGGATTTCTCGGGATATGTCGATTCGCGGACCGGTAACCTGATCATCACGAGTGCCATCGACAACCTGATGAAGGGGGCAAGTGGACAAGCTGTGCAAATTATGAATTTGCGCATGGGGTGGCCGGAATTTGCGGGCCTGGTTTAG
- a CDS encoding L-threonylcarbamoyladenylate synthase, translating to MSKSSFEFYKKAPPDGGASSFVYPPSEANIRFFAEALQNGCVVGLPTETVYGLAALALDEQACHSIFSIKGRPLMDPLIVHVADLEMARSLAIVPEDGRILAEAFWPGPLTLVLKKRSIVPDLITAGKETVAIRMPRHPVAKKLLHQLNAPLAAPSANPFGYVSPTRPEHVTSAFGDKVPFVLDGGPCEVGLESTIVDLSKGKNPAILRPGAVTAEQISDHLRLPVQTKLLNLEETEAATAPGTMLRHYSPKTKMIAFELGSIPKTAKNEAIAFLQRPGTLNPSREQATFWFSEDGDMEIVARTLFDLLRKLDAKGFERIFCELPPANADGLVLAIRDRLSRAASIK from the coding sequence GTGAGTAAATCCAGTTTTGAATTTTACAAGAAGGCTCCTCCTGACGGGGGAGCCTCTTCTTTTGTCTATCCGCCTAGCGAAGCAAATATCCGTTTTTTCGCAGAGGCCCTGCAGAATGGCTGCGTTGTTGGCCTTCCAACCGAGACTGTTTACGGCTTGGCGGCACTTGCGCTCGACGAGCAGGCATGCCACTCGATCTTTTCGATCAAGGGCCGCCCCTTGATGGACCCCCTGATCGTCCATGTGGCTGATCTGGAAATGGCCCGCAGCCTGGCCATTGTACCCGAGGATGGCCGTATCCTTGCCGAAGCATTCTGGCCGGGTCCCCTCACCCTTGTCCTTAAAAAGAGATCGATTGTGCCCGATCTGATTACCGCGGGAAAGGAAACCGTCGCCATCAGGATGCCACGGCATCCCGTCGCTAAAAAGCTCCTCCACCAGCTCAATGCGCCCTTGGCTGCGCCTAGTGCAAACCCCTTTGGCTACGTTTCCCCGACCCGGCCTGAGCACGTGACATCGGCATTTGGGGACAAGGTTCCTTTTGTCCTGGATGGGGGGCCGTGCGAGGTTGGGCTGGAATCCACCATCGTGGATCTGTCAAAGGGGAAGAATCCGGCCATCCTCAGGCCCGGAGCCGTAACCGCTGAGCAGATTTCAGATCACCTGCGCCTACCCGTCCAAACAAAGCTTTTGAACCTCGAAGAGACCGAGGCCGCCACCGCCCCGGGGACCATGCTCCGCCACTACAGCCCCAAAACCAAAATGATTGCCTTTGAACTGGGGTCTATTCCCAAAACTGCCAAAAACGAGGCGATAGCTTTCCTCCAAAGGCCCGGCACGCTCAATCCGTCACGGGAGCAGGCAACATTCTGGTTTTCCGAGGACGGAGACATGGAAATCGTGGCCCGGACCCTCTTCGATTTGCTCCGCAAGCTGGATGCAAAGGGCTTCGAAAGAATTTTCTGCGAACTGCCCCCCGCCAACGCCGACGGCCTTGTTTTGGCTATCCGCGATCGCTTGTCCCGTGCGGCATCGATAAAATAA
- the glgA gene encoding glycogen synthase has product MKPLLMTNEYPPNVYGGAGVHVEYLSRELSKLMPVEVRSFGSQNIEDPKLSVFGTGLDDSGFTCPKGLRSVFGALQRNLGFNTRAIDADLVHCHTWYTHFGGIMAKLNYGIPLVLTVHSLEPLRPWKREQLGGGYDFSSWVERTAIEMADAIIAVSEGTRVDVLKHFHVDPEKIHIIYNGIDPDEYQKVDPTAALEKFGIDPKQPYVLFVGRITRQKGIIYLVNAIRHMNPDFQIVLCAGAPDTPEIAAEMKTAVAEASKNRSGVFWIDEMVDKKTVIQLYSGAEVFCCPSIYEPFGIINLEAMACETAVVGASVGGIPEVVVHDQTGYLVPVAQIHESPFTPLEPEHFSKDIASQINRLMANPERRAAFAKAGRQRAIDTFSWAAIAKETSELYASLVK; this is encoded by the coding sequence ATGAAACCACTCTTAATGACCAATGAGTATCCCCCCAACGTCTATGGTGGCGCGGGGGTCCACGTGGAATACCTGAGCCGGGAACTCAGTAAATTGATGCCGGTTGAGGTCCGCTCTTTCGGTTCGCAGAATATCGAGGACCCAAAATTGTCAGTCTTTGGGACCGGCCTGGACGATTCGGGCTTCACTTGTCCCAAAGGGCTGAGAAGCGTTTTTGGAGCCCTTCAAAGAAACCTTGGATTCAATACCCGGGCGATTGATGCGGATCTGGTCCACTGCCACACTTGGTATACGCACTTTGGTGGCATCATGGCCAAGTTGAATTACGGGATTCCCCTTGTCCTGACTGTTCACTCACTTGAACCACTCCGTCCATGGAAGCGCGAGCAACTTGGTGGTGGTTATGATTTCAGTTCCTGGGTGGAGAGGACGGCCATTGAAATGGCGGATGCGATCATCGCCGTTTCTGAGGGAACTCGCGTTGACGTCCTGAAACACTTCCATGTGGATCCCGAAAAGATTCACATTATCTATAACGGTATTGACCCGGATGAATACCAGAAAGTAGATCCGACCGCGGCGCTTGAAAAGTTCGGGATAGATCCCAAACAGCCCTATGTGCTTTTTGTCGGGCGCATCACCCGGCAAAAGGGTATCATCTATCTGGTAAATGCGATTCGTCATATGAATCCTGATTTCCAGATTGTTCTGTGTGCGGGTGCCCCGGACACACCCGAGATTGCCGCTGAGATGAAGACAGCTGTGGCGGAGGCCAGCAAGAACCGGTCCGGTGTTTTCTGGATAGATGAGATGGTGGACAAGAAAACCGTGATCCAGCTCTACTCCGGTGCGGAGGTATTCTGTTGTCCCTCCATTTACGAGCCGTTTGGCATTATCAATCTGGAGGCAATGGCCTGCGAGACAGCAGTCGTTGGGGCGAGTGTGGGAGGAATCCCCGAAGTGGTTGTCCATGACCAGACAGGCTATCTTGTTCCTGTTGCCCAAATCCATGAATCACCTTTTACGCCGCTGGAGCCGGAGCATTTTTCCAAGGATATCGCTTCCCAGATTAATCGCCTCATGGCAAACCCGGAGCGACGTGCGGCGTTTGCCAAGGCCGGACGGCAACGTGCCATCGATACCTTCAGTTGGGCTGCCATCGCCAAGGAGACGTCAGAGCTTTACGCCTCACTTGTGAAATAA
- the argJ gene encoding bifunctional glutamate N-acetyltransferase/amino-acid acetyltransferase ArgJ: MDDFQIIEETSGLVDTPGFLATGVHCDIRNKADGRLDLALVVSETPCTVAGVFTQNKMAAAPVRLGREQLASGIAARGFVANSGNANACTGPEGLVDALKMRELAAAELGFKPEEVFVCSTGRIGERLPMDQIAKGLTDGKITLGTNSADGLKAAEAILTSDTYSKLVSVEVPTSRGTVRISGMAKGAGMIEPNMATMLAFICTDGQVGATDLQAVLSEAVDASFNAVTVDGDESTNDTALFLANGISGVELSPKSADWQAFKKAVAYVCHTLAMKIVGDGEKITKVVEISIEGAATEKEANMAARAIANSLLVKSSWYGNDPNWGRLMDALGYSGAQVSEETVELQYANAVKEPVAVFSKGRTFHENKPLWKEVVSAKTFSILFNLGQGNASCRVWSTDLTEGYVNFNKSE; this comes from the coding sequence GTGGACGACTTTCAAATCATTGAGGAAACATCGGGTCTTGTGGACACGCCGGGCTTTTTGGCTACTGGCGTGCATTGTGATATTCGCAACAAAGCTGATGGCCGACTGGATTTGGCTCTGGTCGTATCGGAAACCCCATGCACCGTGGCGGGCGTATTCACTCAAAACAAGATGGCGGCCGCGCCCGTCCGGCTTGGACGTGAGCAACTGGCTTCAGGAATTGCTGCTCGTGGTTTTGTCGCCAACAGCGGTAATGCCAACGCCTGTACGGGCCCTGAAGGCCTTGTCGATGCCTTGAAGATGCGGGAATTGGCAGCTGCTGAGCTTGGCTTCAAGCCGGAGGAGGTTTTTGTCTGTTCCACAGGCCGGATTGGTGAGCGCCTTCCCATGGATCAGATTGCCAAAGGTCTCACAGACGGCAAAATCACGCTTGGTACGAATAGCGCAGATGGTCTGAAAGCTGCAGAGGCGATCCTGACTTCCGACACATATAGTAAGCTTGTTTCAGTCGAGGTGCCGACCTCGCGGGGAACTGTCCGGATTTCTGGGATGGCAAAGGGTGCCGGAATGATTGAGCCGAACATGGCCACGATGCTGGCTTTTATCTGTACGGATGGACAAGTTGGTGCAACTGACCTCCAGGCGGTCCTGAGCGAGGCTGTGGATGCTTCCTTCAACGCTGTTACGGTGGATGGAGATGAAAGCACCAATGACACGGCCCTGTTCCTTGCCAACGGGATCAGCGGGGTGGAATTATCTCCCAAAAGCGCGGATTGGCAGGCTTTCAAAAAGGCGGTGGCTTATGTTTGTCACACGCTGGCGATGAAGATTGTCGGGGATGGCGAAAAAATCACAAAAGTCGTGGAAATTTCCATTGAAGGAGCGGCCACGGAAAAAGAGGCCAACATGGCTGCACGGGCCATTGCCAACTCCCTTCTGGTGAAATCCTCCTGGTACGGCAATGATCCGAACTGGGGCCGGTTAATGGATGCCCTTGGGTATAGTGGCGCCCAGGTTTCCGAGGAGACGGTGGAGCTCCAATATGCCAACGCGGTCAAGGAGCCGGTGGCCGTATTCTCGAAGGGTCGTACTTTCCATGAAAACAAGCCCCTCTGGAAGGAGGTTGTTTCCGCCAAGACGTTCAGCATCCTGTTCAATCTCGGCCAGGGCAACGCATCCTGCCGGGTCTGGTCGACGGACCTGACGGAGGGCTATGTAAACTTCAATAAATCCGAATAA
- a CDS encoding exosortase/archaeosortase family protein — protein MRFRQLPQPTQWAAFALLGLVLFLIWDQYFWWKLRDEYAFGFIVPLFVAYVLFERWPRLAKGLIGDADTQEAASNPSSDGPASTFSSLLEKALITISVLMVAGGFVSFFAGSLYRAMEGQNLISSNFLAFGFANILLGGAFLYSGKKADGTPNPLKERWHLALLFLFPALIWMLSVPMFNAVYKTISTFLMNKVAVVVYHSFDLLGYAVVREGSVLKLPLGDVGVEDACSGIRSLTACLFAGSFLGSVYFDKLWKKVFLVGTAMVFAFINNIFRSLFLTAWAYAKGPTGLDTHVIVWGQDLGNVHDFTGWVVLGLTVICLLALVKLFSIRLEYELKPGETL, from the coding sequence ATGAGATTTCGTCAACTTCCCCAACCGACCCAATGGGCGGCCTTTGCGCTGCTTGGCCTCGTCCTCTTTTTGATCTGGGACCAGTATTTCTGGTGGAAACTCCGGGATGAATATGCCTTCGGGTTTATCGTGCCGCTTTTTGTGGCCTATGTTCTCTTTGAGCGCTGGCCGCGTCTGGCAAAGGGGTTGATTGGAGATGCTGACACGCAGGAAGCTGCTTCCAATCCTTCCAGCGACGGACCTGCATCGACCTTTTCCAGCCTTTTGGAGAAGGCCCTTATCACGATTTCCGTCCTGATGGTTGCCGGGGGATTTGTCTCCTTTTTTGCCGGCTCGCTCTATCGTGCCATGGAGGGGCAAAACCTGATTTCCTCCAATTTTCTGGCTTTCGGCTTTGCCAATATTCTTCTTGGGGGAGCATTTCTCTATTCCGGGAAAAAGGCCGACGGGACGCCAAATCCACTCAAGGAGCGCTGGCATCTGGCTCTCCTGTTCCTTTTCCCAGCCTTGATCTGGATGTTGTCGGTCCCCATGTTTAATGCGGTCTACAAGACCATCAGCACTTTCCTGATGAACAAGGTGGCGGTCGTCGTCTACCACTCCTTCGATTTACTTGGTTATGCGGTGGTTCGCGAAGGCAGTGTCCTGAAGCTGCCTCTCGGAGACGTGGGTGTGGAGGATGCCTGCTCCGGGATTCGTTCCCTCACGGCCTGTCTTTTCGCCGGCTCTTTCCTTGGATCGGTCTATTTTGATAAATTATGGAAAAAGGTGTTCCTTGTCGGGACCGCCATGGTGTTCGCCTTTATCAACAACATCTTCCGGAGCCTATTCCTGACTGCATGGGCGTATGCAAAAGGTCCCACTGGACTGGATACGCATGTTATTGTCTGGGGCCAGGACCTGGGGAATGTGCATGACTTTACCGGTTGGGTCGTTCTTGGCCTGACGGTTATTTGCCTGCTGGCACTGGTTAAATTATTCAGCATCCGGCTGGAATATGAACTCAAACCCGGAGAGACCTTATGA
- a CDS encoding TorF family putative porin, giving the protein MKKITAILAASVAGATIAGAQELSVSTGVAWESDYIFRGVQLAEEYFAPSVDVSYGDFYAGMWAALPVDAEFANEIDFYAGYGFGINETVSGDFGVTYYTYPEDGVGEDTVELYAGLSFEATLSPAIYVFYDFDLEALTLEGSIGHSVELSEEGSVDMSAYLGWVDPDLGDDWNYYGAGVAYNYAFTESASFSIGLNWYASSEDTIGESGGDDNEFTLATSITAGF; this is encoded by the coding sequence ATGAAAAAGATTACTGCTATCCTCGCTGCCTCTGTGGCAGGCGCAACGATTGCTGGTGCCCAGGAATTGTCCGTGAGCACTGGTGTTGCCTGGGAATCGGATTACATCTTCCGCGGCGTTCAGCTTGCTGAAGAGTACTTCGCTCCTTCGGTTGACGTGAGCTATGGCGATTTCTACGCAGGCATGTGGGCCGCTTTGCCGGTCGATGCTGAATTTGCGAATGAAATCGACTTCTACGCTGGCTATGGCTTCGGCATCAACGAAACTGTGAGTGGCGACTTCGGTGTCACCTACTACACTTACCCGGAAGACGGCGTTGGTGAAGACACAGTTGAACTATATGCTGGTCTCAGCTTCGAAGCTACCCTCAGCCCGGCGATCTACGTCTTCTATGATTTCGATCTGGAAGCCCTGACGCTTGAAGGTTCAATCGGCCACTCAGTTGAGCTGAGCGAAGAAGGATCCGTGGATATGTCCGCTTACCTCGGTTGGGTTGATCCTGACTTGGGTGATGACTGGAACTACTACGGAGCCGGTGTTGCTTACAACTACGCATTCACGGAAAGTGCCAGTTTCAGCATTGGCCTGAACTGGTATGCTTCTTCTGAAGACACGATCGGCGAAAGCGGTGGCGACGACAACGAGTTCACCCTCGCGACAAGCATCACAGCCGGATTCTAA
- the rplM gene encoding 50S ribosomal protein L13 produces MKSYLAKTGEIEPKWYVIDAEGEVLGRLAVKIANILRGRHRPTYTPHTDTGDFVVVLNAAKVAVTGRKEEQKKYMFYSGYFGNEKYIGLKEFRNRKPEFIIENAVKGMLPRNRLARAQMKKLKIYAGTEHPHEAQNPVPYEG; encoded by the coding sequence ATGAAAAGCTATCTGGCCAAAACAGGTGAAATTGAACCCAAGTGGTACGTGATCGACGCCGAAGGCGAAGTCCTCGGCCGCTTGGCAGTAAAAATTGCAAACATTCTACGTGGTCGGCATCGCCCGACTTACACTCCCCATACGGATACGGGCGATTTTGTCGTTGTCCTGAACGCCGCCAAGGTGGCCGTCACTGGCCGCAAGGAAGAACAGAAGAAGTACATGTTCTACAGTGGTTATTTCGGCAACGAGAAGTACATCGGCCTGAAGGAATTCCGTAACCGGAAGCCAGAATTCATCATCGAGAATGCCGTCAAGGGGATGTTGCCCCGCAATCGGCTGGCTCGCGCCCAGATGAAGAAATTGAAGATTTATGCAGGAACTGAGCATCCGCACGAAGCTCAGAATCCAGTTCCTTACGAAGGTTAA
- the tal gene encoding transaldolase: MSSATGDLPIIADQLSQLKQFTTVVADTGDFESIESYAPQDATTNPTLIYKAVQMDAYAHLLEKAATLAEKENRHGSELIDDVIDHLLVLFGTEILKIIPGRVSTEVDARLSFDKEGTIRKARHIISLYEAQEVKKDRVLIKIASTWEGLEAAKVLEKEGIHCNLTLLFSLIQAITAAQNGCTLISPFVGRILDWYVAQTGGEYEAQDDPGVQSVTQIYHYLKHHNHKTEVMGASFRNIGQIQALAGCDLLTISPDLLKKLQNDHRPLERQLTVERAKVEPIQKMVVDEKTFRWHMNADPMATDKLAEGIRKFAADTDNLSDLIEREVID; this comes from the coding sequence ATGAGTTCAGCAACAGGGGACCTTCCAATCATTGCGGATCAGTTATCGCAATTAAAGCAGTTCACAACCGTTGTGGCGGACACGGGAGACTTTGAGTCGATCGAATCCTATGCCCCACAGGATGCGACAACCAACCCGACCCTGATCTATAAGGCCGTGCAAATGGATGCCTATGCGCATCTTCTGGAGAAGGCAGCCACCCTGGCCGAAAAGGAAAACCGGCACGGAAGCGAACTGATAGACGATGTGATCGATCATTTACTGGTCCTGTTTGGCACGGAAATCCTCAAGATCATTCCCGGGCGGGTATCGACCGAAGTGGATGCCCGGCTTTCCTTCGACAAGGAAGGTACTATCAGGAAGGCACGCCACATCATCTCCCTCTACGAAGCGCAAGAGGTGAAAAAGGACCGCGTACTGATCAAGATTGCTTCCACATGGGAAGGACTCGAGGCAGCCAAGGTGTTGGAAAAAGAAGGCATTCATTGCAACCTGACACTCCTTTTCTCACTCATTCAGGCGATCACGGCAGCCCAGAACGGATGCACTCTGATCAGCCCTTTTGTGGGCCGCATTCTTGATTGGTATGTCGCACAAACCGGCGGCGAGTACGAGGCCCAGGATGATCCGGGAGTCCAATCAGTGACGCAGATTTACCATTACCTGAAGCACCACAACCACAAGACCGAGGTAATGGGGGCCAGTTTTCGCAATATCGGGCAAATACAAGCCCTTGCGGGATGTGATCTGCTAACAATCAGCCCGGATCTGCTGAAGAAGCTGCAAAATGATCATCGTCCGCTTGAGCGGCAACTGACTGTCGAACGAGCGAAGGTTGAGCCGATCCAGAAAATGGTAGTGGACGAAAAGACCTTTCGCTGGCACATGAATGCCGATCCCATGGCAACTGACAAACTGGCTGAAGGCATCCGGAAATTTGCTGCTGACACGGATAACCTGAGCGACTTGATTGAGCGGGAAGTCATTGATTAA
- a CDS encoding Dabb family protein, translating into MSAEKMITHLVFFRMLPEAEGSTGEENAAELVEMLMKLPGKIPELVKLEAGRDFSRTPASFDVGLLTQFENKEDLETYRIHPEHQKVVKFVQKTTSERAVVDYESR; encoded by the coding sequence ATGAGCGCAGAGAAAATGATCACGCACCTCGTATTTTTCAGAATGCTCCCGGAAGCCGAAGGTTCAACGGGAGAGGAAAACGCTGCCGAACTCGTTGAAATGCTCATGAAGCTACCGGGGAAAATTCCCGAGCTGGTCAAGTTGGAGGCCGGAAGGGACTTCAGCAGGACTCCTGCTTCTTTTGATGTTGGGCTACTGACCCAATTTGAGAACAAGGAAGACTTGGAGACTTACCGTATCCATCCAGAGCACCAAAAGGTGGTCAAATTTGTCCAGAAGACGACCTCAGAGCGGGCAGTGGTAGATTACGAAAGCCGCTAA